CCGACCCAACCCCGCGGCGCGTAGCGGCACAGCGACAAGTCGGGAAGGCCACAATCCTCTGGCCTCCGCCCGAGGTGCAAGTCAAGGCAGCGCGGAAGCCGGCGGCGCTGCGGCGGCGACAGGTCTGGCTATGGGCCTCAGAGCAGGAGTGGTTTCGACGCACTGACGGATATCACTTGGGTGCATCAGCCACGAATGGCGATGGGACCTCGACATTCCCAGGCGACGCATGGTTCAACTCCGCGACCTTCGGGACCCGAGTGCGGAGGAAGAGACGATGCCGAGCGACGCGCCGTTCGGCGGCCTCGCTCTGGTTGTGCCAGAAGTGCCGCCGGTCCGCGACCTGGACGGGCTGCGGCGCACCGACAGTGTCTGTCGACGGGTGTGGCGCGGGCTCACTCGTGGCAGACCACAACCGCCACGGCGGGGTCACTCCTCGGTGGGCAGCCAGTTCCCGTGCAGGCCCAACGGGACCCGCACCGGAATCCGCACCCGTGCGACCGGGCCGGAGCCAGGGTCATCCGCCGGGATCACCAGCAGCCAACTGCTCTCGTCCGTACGGTCGGTGGCGTACGTCATCCAGTAGCCGCCCTCGCCGCCAGGGGAGCCGGGAGACGGGGCGAACACCGGCTCCCCGACGGACAGGTCCCCAGCGTCCCAGCTCACGCTGGTGCCGTCGGTGTCCCTCCCATCGTACCAGCGCAGGGCGTTGTACTCCCCCGGCAACAGGTCCAGGTCCCCTGTCTCCGAGGCCACCGCCAGTTGGTGATGCCGTCGGCCGATCAACCGGTCGTCCGTACGCGGCAGCTCCATGCGCGCGTCATCCAACAGGGTGCGGCGCATCGTGCCGGCGAGCGGGTCGATGACCGCGCGGACCAGCCCTCCGGCATTGGCTCCGGCCGACGTGTCCGGCTGCCCCATGGAGAGGTGCGACCACTGCACGTACTCGAGCACGACGTCACCGCCGTCAGGCTCCGCGTCGTAGGCGTTGACCGTGTGCCACAGCCAGAAGGCGTCGTCGGACGCCCAGCGCACCTGACCCCCGTCGCGAGGAATCAGTGCCACGCGCGTGCCCTGTTCCGGACGCCAGTCGATCAATGACCCGCCGCTCATCGCCGCGGCCAGGTCGAAGAAGACGGGGGCGAGTACCAGCACCAGGAAGCGCGCGGTCAGGGCCATGTCGTGGATCATCATCGGGGCGT
The window above is part of the Streptomyces sp. NBC_01428 genome. Proteins encoded here:
- a CDS encoding carotenoid oxygenase family protein, producing MATHAPQTFDPTRVPHLSGRFAPVTEEVDETGLEVTGELPAELDGLFLRNGPNPRFSPIGSFLYPIDGDGMLHGVWISGGQARYRNRFVRTPAVVAEEQAGRALWGGLESMITPQVPDVEPALAGTFRDLPDINVVRHAGRLLALAESGCPFLMTEELETAGKETFGGALPAGITAHPKIDPLTGEMAVFCYALEPPFLTWSLIGPAGDVVRGPTTVDGLDAPMMIHDMALTARFLVLVLAPVFFDLAAAMSGGSLIDWRPEQGTRVALIPRDGGQVRWASDDAFWLWHTVNAYDAEPDGGDVVLEYVQWSHLSMGQPDTSAGANAGGLVRAVIDPLAGTMRRTLLDDARMELPRTDDRLIGRRHHQLAVASETGDLDLLPGEYNALRWYDGRDTDGTSVSWDAGDLSVGEPVFAPSPGSPGGEGGYWMTYATDRTDESSWLLVIPADDPGSGPVARVRIPVRVPLGLHGNWLPTEE